In Castanea sativa cultivar Marrone di Chiusa Pesio chromosome 6, ASM4071231v1, a single window of DNA contains:
- the LOC142639338 gene encoding receptor-like protein 9DC3: MMTSNEDAQEPQYLAQHYGSYYGGFKPSVYDRGIKQDLLSGSYLDTIEVTVKGLKIELPRILTIFTTIDLSSNQFQGEIPDTLGRLKFLRLLNLSHNNLTSHIPSTLGNLLALEALDLSSNKLIGEIPQQLTLLTFLAMLNLSQNQLIGPIPQGKQFNTFGNESYDGNSGLCGFPLSIKCSTNEPPATIFLEDNDSMFAEGFCWKAVLIGYGCGFVFGLVVGYVVFKTRKPQWILRLIEREQEGRVTGRINQRPKRRRS; the protein is encoded by the coding sequence ATGATGACTAGCAATGAAGATGCACAAGAACCACAATATTTGGCACAACATTATGGTTCTTATTATGGTGGATTTAAACCTAGCGTTTATGATCGTGGAATTAAACAAGATTTGCTTAGCGGTTCTTATCTAGATACAATAGAGGTAACTGTGAAAGGGTTGAAGATAGAATTACCGAGAATCCTAaccattttcacaacaattgatTTATCAAGTAACCAATTCCAAGGAGAGATCCCAGATACACTTGGAAGGCTTAAATTTCTCCGATTGCTCAACCTTTCCCATAACAACCTAACCAGCCATATCCCATCAACGTTGGGAAATTTATTAGCACTTGAAGCATTGGATCTCTCTTCAAATAAACTCATTGGTGAAATTCCTCAGCAATTGACACTTCTAACATTTTTGGCCATGTTAAATCTTTCACAAAACCAACTTATTGGACCCATACCTCAAGGCAAACAATTCAATACATTTGGTAACGAATCATATGATGGGAACTCGGGATTGTGTGGATTTCCATTGTCAATTAAATGTAGTACTAATGAGCCACCAGCAACAATATTCCTAGAAGACAATGATTCAATGTTTGCAGAAGGATTTTGTTGGAAGGCCGTGTTGATTGGCTATGGATGTGGATTTGTGTTTGGATTAGTTGTGGGGTATGTTGTGTTTAAAACAAGAAAACCCCAATGGATTTTAAGGTTGATTGAAAGAGAACAAGAGGGAAGGGTGACAGGGCGTATCAACCAAAGACCCAAGCGAAGAAGAAGTTAA
- the LOC142639339 gene encoding uncharacterized protein LOC142639339 — MRDFVGQSGSATPQVVNTVFRKSVHQLLEKIRKEPYFKWPNKMAGDPTKWNQNIICQYHQDVGHTTENCRTLWNHLEQLVSEGKLKQFLYHPNGQGRHSGSVNQRNNSSRPPLGTINVIFAALGRTGSCPTRVMSVSHILVEEFGSKPKRIKRNILPILGFSDEDKIGTIQSHDDALVIKLKIRGYDVKRVMVYQGSGADIMYPDLFKGLNFKLEDLIASNSLLIIFKGKAVIPKGQIRLPVQSSPEVVDVDFIVVGVRLPHQEKMELVMFFKNNVDVFAWDPYEAFGVDPSFICHRLNINPTVVLRRQPTRRSSKKHAEAIKEEV; from the exons aTGAGAGATTTTGTTGGGCAATCGGGTTCggccactcctcaagtagtcAACACCGTATTCCGAAAATCGGTGCATCAGTTGTTGGAGAAGATTCGGAAggaaccatacttcaaatggcccaataagatggctGGGGATCCTACGAAATGGAATCAGAATATCATTTGTCAATATCATCAGGACGtaggtcatactaccgagaattgcCGAACactgtggaaccatttggagcagttaGTTAGTGAAGGCAAGTTGAAACAATTTTTATATCATCCCAATGGACAAGGAAGACATTCAGGTTCGGTTAATCAAAGGAACAACTCATCCAGGCCCCCCTTAGGAACAATCAACGTCATTTTCGCTGCTCTTGGCAGGACTGGCTcttgtcctactagggtgatgtcgGTGTCACATATTCTCGTTGAGGAGTTTGGCtcgaagccgaagaggattaaaagGAATATTCTGCCTATCTTGGGCTTCTCGGATGAAGATAAGATTGGGACCATTCAATCgcatgatgatgctcttgtgATTAAGTTGAAGATAAGGGGCTATGATGTGAAAAGAGTGATGGTTTATCAGGGTAGTGgcgcggatattatgtaccctgacttgtttAAGGGGCTTAATTTTAAGCTAGAGGATCTTATTGCTTCTAATTCGctgttaataatttttaaagggaaaGCTGTCATACCAAAAGGACAAATTCGTTTACCTGTGCAATCAAGTCCAGAAGTGgttgatgtggatttcattgtg gttggTGTTCGGCTACCAcatcaagagaagatggaattggttatgttttttaagaacaatGTGGACGTatttgcctgggatccctatgaggcctTTGGGGTTGATCCAAGCTTTATTTGCCATCGTTTAAACATCAATCCTACCGTTGTTCTAAGAAGGCAACCAACTCGGCGTTCTTCTAAAAAGCATGCTGAGGCtatcaaggaagag gTGTAG